The Paenibacillus sophorae genome has a segment encoding these proteins:
- a CDS encoding metallophosphoesterase family protein, with amino-acid sequence MIPFRFLHAADLHLDSRFTGLSHIPGLIRDYLREAAFAALGRLVAVALAEEVDFVVISGDVYDSADSSLQSQLRFQEALLELSQSGIAVFLIHGNHDPLDGPRLQMELPDGVTVFSADKPGQVIAVRRIDGQEAAVVSGISYPTAKVTENTSLRFRRNEDCGLFHIALLHANVDGDPAHETYSPCTRRDLIDSGFDYWALGHIHKRRVLHERPFIVYPGNIQGRSVKETGPKGCCIVDVDAGGIAALRFKELDEVRFLIREISIDNMVRETEWIEAVERAVEEVREEHSNMMSVIRFRITGRGAVHRILSERGAAEDLLDELRRREALRAEQGRFQGLVWPEGFSLESGTEVDRERLLVEDSFLGELMRLAAESAEDGKALDELVRTALAPLGENRELRRMLAEAGEDDMRVWLTRAAETAVTLLSDALAPDEESDDRPGSRQGGR; translated from the coding sequence ATGATCCCGTTTCGTTTTCTGCACGCTGCTGACTTGCATCTGGACAGCCGGTTTACCGGCTTGTCCCATATCCCGGGACTCATTAGAGACTATCTGCGGGAAGCCGCCTTTGCCGCCCTGGGGCGGCTTGTTGCCGTGGCGCTGGCGGAAGAGGTCGATTTTGTCGTTATCAGCGGAGACGTCTACGATTCTGCCGATTCTTCGCTTCAGAGCCAACTGCGTTTTCAGGAAGCGCTGCTGGAGCTTTCCCAGAGCGGGATCGCGGTCTTCCTTATTCACGGCAATCACGATCCGCTGGACGGTCCGCGTCTTCAAATGGAGCTTCCGGATGGCGTCACGGTCTTCAGCGCCGACAAGCCGGGGCAGGTTATCGCCGTACGCCGCATCGATGGGCAGGAAGCTGCGGTGGTCAGCGGAATTTCCTATCCCACGGCCAAGGTGACGGAAAATACGTCTCTGCGGTTTCGGCGGAATGAAGACTGCGGACTGTTCCATATCGCGCTCCTACACGCTAATGTCGATGGCGATCCGGCGCATGAGACATACTCTCCTTGTACCCGCAGAGATTTGATCGACTCCGGCTTCGACTATTGGGCGCTCGGCCATATCCATAAGCGCCGGGTTCTGCATGAACGTCCCTTTATTGTGTATCCGGGGAATATCCAGGGACGCAGTGTCAAGGAGACAGGACCAAAGGGCTGCTGCATCGTGGATGTGGACGCCGGCGGAATCGCTGCCCTGCGGTTCAAGGAACTGGATGAGGTCCGTTTCCTGATTCGGGAGATTTCGATTGACAATATGGTCAGGGAAACTGAATGGATAGAGGCGGTGGAGCGGGCGGTGGAAGAGGTCCGGGAGGAGCATTCGAACATGATGTCCGTCATCCGTTTCCGAATCACCGGCCGGGGTGCCGTTCACCGCATTCTCTCGGAAAGAGGGGCGGCGGAAGATCTGTTGGATGAGCTGCGCCGGCGCGAAGCGCTGCGGGCGGAACAAGGACGGTTCCAAGGGCTTGTCTGGCCGGAAGGCTTCTCTCTAGAATCCGGAACCGAAGTTGACCGCGAACGTCTACTTGTAGAAGACAGCTTTCTCGGCGAGCTGATGCGGCTGGCAGCGGAAAGCGCAGAGGATGGCAAAGCGCTGGACGAGCTTGTCCGGACCGCCCTGGCGCCCCTTGGGGAGAACCGTGAGCTAAGGCGGATGCTGGCCGAAGCCGGGGAAGACGATATGCGCGTCTGGCTGACAAGGGCGGCCGAAACGGCCGTGACCCTGCTCAGCGATGCCCTGGCACCGGATGAAGAAAGCGATGATCGGCCCGGCAGCCGCCAAGGAGGTCGGTAA
- a CDS encoding AAA family ATPase, which yields MKKAMIGPAAAKEVGKMRIQRLEIGGFGRLHGRELELSAGLTVLYGPNEAGKSTMLQFIRAMLFGIPGRNYPAERLEPVHGGLHGGVLTARDGQGKAWSIRRYAGGSEGGKGDRLKITLSSMDGSVEELGQEELEKHLLGGVSRTMFRQLFAVTLDELQELGTLQSEEMSSYLFHAGIGGGGEILRAERRLQQEAEKLYKPRGRTQEAAKTLQSIEKLERQIAESRSYLPRYNDNTAALQAAESELEELERRRREEGAWLTRLRKALDIRDLWLKWEAARQELGELPDFPSFPEDAPERWRDLQSRTGNAAQAAARAERIVAELKEELAVTAHDPRLEAQGPRLERLLRAQGGYENRKTELRRLDEEWKLLREHLQRILRSIHPGWTAGELTDFAGAAADREAARRFGVQFAAYDRRMEGLAAERQALRVRLAAAQASLQQAERSLAREQREGAASFAALRPISPRETARLWDELQQAAERWREAQLRQALPGAAAAAGGRRTAAAAPLLPLAAALTALLPAALWLTGAPPVSAWIVLGVLAAADLALLAGGRGARRQTSPPPVSGGEEAAAEMLRLRGLLLSAPEAESGDARPERRSRIAPASPDAGGLEAGMKELRRLMDAWTDWHQRAERLSGERDLRRTEADALAGQEQALVREMDAAEEEFRGTSARFEEWLRRRNLPEDLSPEGLPDIFRLAEQGNELLRREDGLHLRIAELKRETSAFEEECLLLMAEAGETAEETASASEEAARKACEDVSRASSFILSDAASSAASLSGIREPDLSPSVPTRASQTDSAPPDSRPRVVLLSGELPTAAERPGNSSDPPTLLSPIRWLEERAAAWEILKLALLRRKDLMSRMRGAEEELEENRRELEAVRQISGDLLREGGAEDGEDLLRRAAALSRRRELERSLRHWELAMFGGRDEEERQGLLELLALKDAYALEEERKREETGLAELEERRNALLQLRGRLLQERESLKKVCREDTTLQQLEEQKAALRGIAEQYAVSALAAELISRTRRIYEREKQPQVLALASSYFERLTGGEYRRVVMTLGKKELKAEHREAGLLDSGLLSRGTAEQLYLALRLALAGTMDKQDPLPLLFDDLFVNFDERRLQAALSLLGELSASRQVVMLTCHRHVAEAAARLVTDASVISV from the coding sequence ATGAAGAAAGCGATGATCGGCCCGGCAGCCGCCAAGGAGGTCGGTAAGATGAGAATTCAGCGGCTTGAAATCGGCGGCTTTGGCCGTCTTCACGGCAGGGAATTGGAACTGTCAGCGGGATTAACGGTGCTGTACGGCCCCAATGAGGCCGGCAAATCTACGATGCTGCAGTTTATTCGCGCTATGCTCTTCGGGATTCCCGGCCGGAACTATCCGGCGGAAAGATTAGAGCCTGTGCACGGCGGTTTGCACGGCGGCGTCCTGACCGCCCGGGACGGACAAGGAAAAGCCTGGAGCATCCGGAGGTACGCCGGAGGTTCGGAGGGCGGAAAGGGCGACAGGCTCAAGATTACGTTAAGCAGCATGGACGGAAGCGTGGAAGAGCTGGGACAGGAGGAACTGGAGAAACATCTGCTGGGCGGCGTCTCCCGGACTATGTTCCGCCAGCTGTTTGCGGTGACGCTGGACGAGCTTCAGGAGCTTGGAACCTTGCAGTCCGAGGAAATGAGCAGCTATTTGTTTCACGCAGGCATCGGCGGAGGAGGAGAGATCCTGCGAGCGGAGCGGCGTCTCCAGCAGGAGGCGGAGAAGCTCTACAAGCCGCGGGGCAGGACACAGGAAGCGGCGAAGACTCTCCAGTCGATCGAAAAGCTGGAACGGCAGATAGCGGAAAGCCGTTCTTATCTTCCGCGTTACAATGACAATACCGCAGCGCTGCAGGCCGCGGAAAGTGAGCTAGAGGAACTGGAGCGGCGGCGCCGGGAGGAAGGGGCCTGGCTGACACGCCTGCGCAAAGCGCTCGATATCCGTGATCTGTGGCTGAAATGGGAAGCCGCCCGCCAGGAATTGGGGGAACTGCCCGACTTTCCGTCGTTTCCCGAGGATGCTCCGGAGCGCTGGCGTGATTTGCAGTCAAGGACCGGTAATGCCGCGCAGGCTGCGGCCCGCGCCGAACGAATCGTCGCGGAATTGAAAGAAGAGCTGGCCGTGACCGCTCATGACCCTCGACTGGAAGCGCAGGGTCCCCGGCTGGAGCGTCTTCTCCGCGCCCAGGGCGGCTATGAGAACCGGAAGACGGAGCTGCGGCGGCTGGATGAGGAATGGAAGCTGCTGCGCGAGCATTTGCAGCGCATCCTGCGGAGCATACATCCCGGCTGGACCGCCGGGGAGCTTACGGATTTCGCCGGAGCTGCAGCGGATCGTGAAGCTGCACGCCGCTTCGGGGTCCAGTTCGCCGCTTACGACCGGCGAATGGAAGGTCTCGCCGCCGAGCGGCAGGCGCTGCGTGTGCGCCTTGCCGCAGCGCAGGCGTCGCTGCAGCAGGCGGAGCGCTCGCTTGCGAGGGAGCAGCGGGAAGGCGCCGCCTCCTTCGCGGCGCTGCGGCCCATAAGCCCGCGCGAGACGGCGCGGCTGTGGGACGAGCTGCAGCAGGCTGCGGAGCGCTGGCGCGAGGCCCAGCTGCGGCAAGCGCTGCCGGGTGCAGCGGCGGCCGCTGGAGGCCGTAGAACCGCCGCCGCCGCGCCGCTGCTGCCGCTGGCCGCCGCGCTCACCGCGCTGCTGCCGGCGGCGCTGTGGCTGACCGGAGCGCCGCCGGTCAGCGCCTGGATCGTGCTCGGCGTGCTGGCCGCCGCCGATCTGGCCCTGCTTGCCGGCGGGCGCGGTGCGCGCCGGCAGACCTCCCCGCCGCCAGTCAGCGGCGGGGAAGAAGCCGCAGCCGAGATGCTGCGGCTGCGGGGGCTGCTGCTCTCCGCGCCGGAGGCGGAGAGCGGGGATGCGCGACCGGAGCGTCGGTCGCGCATTGCGCCGGCCAGCCCGGATGCGGGCGGGCTGGAGGCGGGCATGAAGGAGCTGCGGCGGCTGATGGACGCCTGGACAGACTGGCACCAGCGCGCCGAGCGGCTGAGCGGCGAGCGGGATCTCCGCCGCACGGAGGCCGATGCGCTGGCCGGTCAGGAGCAGGCGCTGGTCCGTGAGATGGACGCAGCCGAAGAAGAATTCCGCGGAACGTCAGCGCGCTTCGAGGAATGGCTCCGCCGCCGTAACCTGCCGGAGGATCTGTCTCCGGAAGGGCTGCCCGACATTTTCAGGCTGGCGGAGCAGGGGAATGAGCTGCTTCGCCGGGAGGACGGGCTTCACCTGCGAATTGCCGAGCTGAAGCGGGAAACATCGGCGTTTGAGGAAGAATGCCTGCTCCTGATGGCGGAAGCCGGAGAGACTGCGGAGGAAACGGCTTCTGCCTCGGAAGAGGCTGCGCGGAAGGCGTGCGAAGACGTATCTCGCGCTTCATCCTTCATTTTATCTGATGCTGCATCGTCCGCCGCCTCGCTCTCCGGCATTAGAGAGCCTGATTTATCGCCCTCTGTGCCTACCCGCGCTTCACAAACGGATAGTGCACCTCCCGACAGCCGGCCTAGAGTCGTTTTGCTTTCCGGAGAATTGCCAACTGCTGCTGAGCGGCCTGGCAACTCGTCTGACCCCCCCACGCTGCTTTCGCCGATCCGCTGGCTGGAGGAGAGAGCCGCGGCATGGGAGATACTTAAGTTGGCGCTTTTGCGCCGAAAAGACCTGATGTCCCGGATGCGCGGAGCGGAGGAGGAACTGGAAGAGAATCGCCGGGAACTGGAAGCGGTGCGGCAAATTTCTGGTGATTTGCTGCGCGAAGGCGGGGCGGAAGACGGCGAAGATCTGCTTCGCCGGGCTGCAGCCTTGTCCCGGCGCAGGGAACTGGAGCGGTCGCTCCGGCACTGGGAGCTGGCCATGTTCGGAGGCAGGGACGAGGAAGAAAGGCAGGGACTGCTGGAACTGCTGGCACTAAAGGACGCTTACGCGCTGGAAGAAGAGAGGAAGCGGGAGGAGACGGGCCTTGCCGAACTTGAGGAGCGAAGAAACGCGCTGCTTCAGCTTCGGGGCAGGCTGCTGCAGGAGAGGGAGAGCCTGAAGAAGGTCTGCCGGGAGGATACAACGCTTCAGCAGCTGGAGGAGCAGAAGGCGGCGCTGCGGGGTATCGCCGAGCAATATGCCGTTTCTGCGCTCGCGGCGGAATTAATCAGCCGGACTAGACGCATTTACGAGCGTGAGAAGCAGCCGCAGGTTCTGGCCTTGGCTTCCTCGTATTTCGAGCGGCTGACCGGGGGAGAGTACCGGCGCGTCGTTATGACGCTGGGGAAGAAAGAGCTGAAAGCGGAACACCGGGAAGCGGGCTTGCTGGACAGCGGGCTGCTGAGCCGGGGAACGGCCGAGCAGCTGTATCTCGCCCTGCGTCTGGCTCTTGCGGGAACGATGGACAAGCAGGACCCGCTGCCGCTGCTGTTTGACGATCTGTTCGTCAATTTCGATGAGCGGCGTTTGCAAGCGGCGCTTTCACTGCTTGGCGAACTGTCAGCTTCCCGCCAGGTTGTAATGCTGACCTGCCACCGTCATGTCGCCGAGGCGGCTGCCAGGCTGGTGACGGATGCCTCCGTTATCTCCGTGTAG
- a CDS encoding YkvI family membrane protein: MRQMLRTLQIAFTYIGTIVGAGFATGQEILQFFTQYGRWATLTIVFSTAVFIWLGTKMMILAQRIGAESYEDFNRHLFGKNVGGIISLFTLIILIGVNSIMLAGAGAIFEEHLGLHYQTGLVLTVIGSYLLLKRGISGILQMNSIVVPLMLTLSLIIIFNTLEHPGAHRFLLLGTERSAFAAGLSPFLYTAFNLGMAQAVLVPMARHTQSERPLIYGGILGGLGIGFMLMAAHFAMSAHMPGILQFEIPMGSIAFGLGPLVQLVYLMLIFLEIFSTFVADIYGVTLQLAQRLPISSAFITPAVMLTCYVFSQFGFSSLLALFYPMFGALSLVWAVKLILAPMVPPSKSVAPPKSELLPASKPVPRSTRR; encoded by the coding sequence ATGAGACAAATGCTCCGCACGCTGCAAATCGCCTTTACTTATATTGGCACTATTGTGGGAGCCGGATTCGCCACCGGCCAGGAAATTCTCCAGTTCTTCACGCAGTACGGCCGCTGGGCAACGCTGACCATTGTGTTCTCCACAGCGGTCTTTATCTGGCTCGGCACCAAAATGATGATTCTTGCCCAGCGGATTGGAGCGGAATCCTATGAGGATTTCAACCGCCATCTGTTCGGGAAGAATGTGGGCGGCATTATCAGCCTGTTCACCCTGATTATTCTGATCGGGGTCAACAGCATTATGCTGGCGGGAGCGGGCGCGATTTTTGAGGAGCATCTCGGGCTCCACTATCAAACCGGGCTGGTGCTGACCGTGATCGGCTCATATCTTCTGTTGAAAAGAGGCATTTCCGGCATTCTGCAAATGAACAGCATTGTCGTTCCCTTGATGCTGACCCTGTCGCTAATTATTATTTTCAATACACTCGAACATCCGGGGGCGCATCGTTTCCTGCTGCTCGGTACCGAACGCAGCGCCTTTGCCGCCGGGCTGTCACCCTTTCTGTATACGGCGTTCAATCTAGGTATGGCGCAGGCGGTCCTCGTTCCCATGGCTCGGCATACCCAGAGTGAACGACCGCTTATTTATGGCGGCATTCTCGGCGGTCTGGGCATTGGCTTTATGCTGATGGCGGCGCATTTTGCCATGAGCGCGCACATGCCGGGCATCCTGCAGTTTGAGATTCCGATGGGCAGCATCGCTTTCGGTCTTGGACCACTGGTGCAGCTTGTGTATCTGATGCTGATCTTTCTGGAAATATTCAGCACCTTTGTTGCCGATATTTATGGCGTTACGCTTCAACTGGCGCAGCGACTGCCGATCTCGTCCGCCTTCATTACACCTGCGGTCATGCTGACCTGCTATGTCTTCAGTCAGTTCGGCTTCAGCTCGCTGCTGGCGCTGTTCTATCCCATGTTCGGGGCGCTGTCGCTCGTCTGGGCAGTCAAATTAATCCTTGCTCCCATGGTTCCGCCGAGTAAATCGGTGGCGCCTCCAAAGTCGGAGCTGCTGCCCGCCTCCAAACCGGTACCGCGGTCTACACGGAGATAA
- a CDS encoding xanthine phosphoribosyltransferase — MEILKKRILEEGIVISDQVLKLDGLLNHQVDPELTMEMGREFARLFADQGVTRVVTVESSGIAVAFATAHELKVPLVFARRKKTLLADPDALCERVPSFTKGIVTDIMISRQFISPEDKILFIDDIIANGDAARGLIKIINRSGAELVGLGVVVEKCFEAGARTIREQGVRLESLVKIKSLAGGRIEFEQ, encoded by the coding sequence ATGGAAATATTGAAAAAGCGGATTTTGGAGGAAGGGATTGTCATTTCCGATCAGGTGTTGAAGCTGGACGGACTGCTCAACCACCAGGTCGATCCCGAGCTGACAATGGAGATGGGACGGGAATTTGCGAGGCTATTTGCAGACCAGGGAGTAACCCGTGTTGTTACCGTGGAATCCTCGGGTATTGCCGTTGCTTTTGCCACCGCGCATGAATTGAAGGTGCCGCTTGTCTTTGCGCGCCGCAAGAAAACACTGCTGGCAGACCCTGACGCGCTGTGCGAGCGGGTTCCGTCGTTTACGAAAGGGATCGTCACGGACATTATGATTTCGCGCCAATTTATATCGCCCGAGGACAAAATTCTGTTCATCGACGATATTATCGCCAACGGCGACGCAGCGCGCGGCCTGATCAAGATTATTAACCGCTCGGGAGCGGAACTCGTCGGACTTGGAGTTGTTGTGGAAAAATGCTTTGAGGCCGGTGCCCGTACGATCCGCGAACAGGGCGTACGTCTGGAATCGCTTGTGAAAATCAAATCCCTTGCTGGCGGAAGAATCGAATTCGAGCAGTAA